The sequence AGGCGGCGCGTGGACCTGAACGCCGCGCCGACGCTGGACGACGGCGTTTCCGCCGTCGCGGAGGCCGCGCGCGCGGGCGAGGGGTGGGTGCGGGGGCTCGGGTGGGACAGCCATCGATGGGGCGCCCTGCCGACCAAGGAGCCGCTGGACCGGGTGTGCCCCGGACGCCCCGTGTTCCTGCAGAGCCACGACCTGCACGGCATCTGGGTGAACAGCGAGGCCCTGCGCCGCTGCGGCATCACGCGGGATACGCCGGATCCGGACGGGGGCGAGATCGTCCGCGACCCCGTGACGGGCGAGCCCACCGGCGTGCTGCTGGAAGAGGCGATGAAGCTGGTGTCCGCGCACCTGCCCGCCGATTCGGCCGAGGACGTGCGCGATGCGCTGCTGGATGCCCAGCGCGAGTGCCATGCACTGGGCCTGACCGGCGTGCACTCGGTGGAGGTGACCGGGCTCCAGGACTTCAGCGCGATGGAGCAGGACGGCGTGCTGCGCCTTCGCGTGCTGCAGGCCATTCAGCTCAACCAGCTGGAGAACGCCATCGGCGTGGGGCTGCGCAGCGGGTTCGGTGGGGAGTGGATTCGCATCGGCGGGCTGAAGATGTTCCTGGACGGCGCGCTGGGG comes from Longimicrobium sp. and encodes:
- a CDS encoding amidohydrolase: MSDLILTARRIHVLGSHAPVQALLIRHGRIVVAGTADKARAAALPGAAMEHVDGVVTPGLTDAHVHLTTWALARRRVDLNAAPTLDDGVSAVAEAARAGEGWVRGLGWDSHRWGALPTKEPLDRVCPGRPVFLQSHDLHGIWVNSEALRRCGITRDTPDPDGGEIVRDPVTGEPTGVLLEEAMKLVSAHLPADSAEDVRDALLDAQRECHALGLTGVHSVEVTGLQDFSAMEQDGVLRLRVLQAIQLNQLENAIGVGLRSGFGGEWIRIGGLKMFLDGALG